A DNA window from Hevea brasiliensis isolate MT/VB/25A 57/8 chromosome 2, ASM3005281v1, whole genome shotgun sequence contains the following coding sequences:
- the LOC110649182 gene encoding CLAVATA3/ESR (CLE)-related protein 25 has product MVISSGSVPFKVLFGAIATLGFVCLLLIATLQTGATKSTTTAVQATPSFKHEADIGREKLIYDPDLDLNYMMSKRKVPNGPDPIHNRKAGNSKRPPGRV; this is encoded by the exons ATGGTTATTAGTAGCGGTTCTGTGCCGTTCAAGGTGTTATTTGGGGCAATTGCAACGTTGGGATTTGTCTGTCTTCTGTTAATTGCAACTCTGCAAACTGGAGCAACCAAAAGCACAACAACAGCAGTTCAAGCTACTCCAAGTTTCAAACATGAGGCAGATATAGGAAGAGAGAAGCTTATTTATGACCCAGATTTGGATCTCAACTACATGATGAGCAAGAGAAAAGTTCCTAATGGTCCTGATCCCATTCATAACAG GAAAGCTGGGAACTCCAAACGACCTCCTGGCCGAGTTTAG